Within the Fusarium keratoplasticum isolate Fu6.1 chromosome 1, whole genome shotgun sequence genome, the region GCCAGCGGGATGAGGCGCGGTCTGACATGGTTGGCCTGATGAAAGAGCTGGAAACTGGCAAGAGTGCTACGGCGCGAGTGACTcagctcgaggccgaggttgaagacCTCAACTCGCGATACCAGACAacgttggagatgctgggcgagaagagcgagctcgtcgaggagctcaaggccgacgtGCAAGACGTCAAGGAGATGTACAGAGAGCTAGTAGAGCGGACGGTGAAAtgagcagccagccagctGCTGGGCGCTTGAATGGATAGACGACGGGTGGTTGTAATGTCTGGCGATTCTTTCTGACATCTATGTATTCCTAGGTACCTAGCTACCCCGACAGCTCAATACCCTCGCGCTCAGCACCCTGCAAGATATAATTGCGTACCTGTTGAAGAGTTAGACGGAGGGCGTCTGTATGACGGGTCATTTCTCTAATTATACATACTTCCTTGTCTGGGGCAAGATCCAGAGCCAGCTCTTCTGCGCTgttcttgatggtgaagtcGGCGCCTTCCTTGAGGAGGGCGACAGCGGTGTCTCCTTGACTTGAGTTAGCGGGGGTTGAGAGTGAAGGTTGTGTGATGGTCTGCGTACCGTGACCCTCTGCGACGGCGTGGTGCAGAGGAGTGTATCCTTCATTGTCGGTAGGATTCAGGGGACTCCGGTTCTTGAGAAGGAGTGTGACCATGGGGACGGAACCGACTGCGGCGGCACGATGGATGGGATACTGGCCTCGACGGTCGCGGAAGCGTGTTGAAGCGCTgttgtcgatgaggatgcGGGCGATGTCGAGGTTCTTCTTTGAGGCTACAAAGTGAAGAGCAGTCTACGGCCGAGACTAGTCAAATGGCGTATTACAACATCTGGTGATGGAGTTTTTACCTGTTCGCTAGCATCTGTTGGTCGTGTTAGCTTCTGGGGGTCTTGAAATATCAGTATGGAGTCTTACTCTTGAGGTTGACGTCGGCGTCCTTGGCAATGAGGAGCTTCACAACAGCCTCGCTCTCGGGGACACTGGCCGAGATCATGAGAGGAGACCACCCACTCTCGTCCTATTCTTGAAATCAGCTTGGCCACTTTTATCACAAAGGCCATTATATGTGAACCAACCTGAACATCTGCGTCAAAGCTGCGCTGGTTGGCCAGCAGCTGGACAATGTCCAAGTTGTTGGACGAGGCCGCCCAGTGGATGGGATATCgaccatcgtcatcctttCGCTGCGAGAGTTTCGGGTCCGACTTTTGAATTTGTTAATATATGAGATATAGTACATGGGAACTTATTACCAACCTTGAGCAATCCCTCAGCGACAGATACTGTCGGGTACGGATTAGATCGCTGATCCAACGGGTGCACAGATGTACATGATACTGACCCTGTCCCTCGCGAGCAGCCGTGTGCAGAGGAAACTTGTCTTCACTGGCCATTTTGGCTTTGCAATAAATGCGAAACAGCGGAATATAGCAGTAGATTCAATATTTAAGATGATTTAGCAGAAAAATCATGAAAGAAGAGATCATGCTCTTGGGGAGGTCGACACACATTCATAGGCTGTAGCTCACCTTACGTACAACAAGCTGTTAGCCACACGGAATCAACTGTGGCGTTTCAACGCCACACGCGGCTGCCCAGCCTTTCAACATTGACAACTCCCAGTCGCAACTTTTGCCATCAACTTTTCCATCCTCCATTCCCTTCAACATAAAATCACCACGACAAAAAAAAACATGGAGACACCTCAGATACCTCAAGACGCGCTACAGCTTAGCGCGCTCGCTGCACAAAATGCCACAGTATCAAGAACGCTCTTTGCGCACGCCCACGCCCCCGAGCCACCGTCCGCGAAGCGACAAAAGACCGACGACGCGTCCGAGGACCCCATCACGAAGAGACGCTTCCACGCCGAGTACGCCCACGTCGAGACGCTCCCGCCATCAATTACCGCCAAGCTTCCTACAAAGCAGCCAGGGAAGAAGGTCGCCAAGCCCGGCGcgccagcaaggccagccaTGAAGCTTCTTGAAGGTGCGCCTGGCTCCAAGGGTGGTGCATCGTCGGCAGCTAGGGCGGAGAGCACGCCGCAGAATATGAGCCTCACGACGAGGGGAGCGACAGCCTTCcagcagcccaagcccgAATGGCACGCGCCGTGGAAGTTGATGAGGGTCATTTCTGGCCATCTGGGTTGGGTGCGCAGCTTGGCCGTCGAGCCTAACAACAAGTGGTTCGCTAGCGGCGCTGGTGACCGAAccatcaagatctgggacTTGGCTACGGGCTCTCTGAGGTTGACACTCACTGGTCACATCAGCACCGTTCGCGGTCTTGCCGTGTCTCCGCGCCACCCATACCTCTTCTCTTGcggcgaggacaagatggtCAAGTGCTGGGATCTCGAGACAAACAAGGTCATTCGTCACTACCACGGCCACCTCAGCGGCGTCTACACCCTCGCTCTGCACCCGACGCTCGACGTGCTCGTAACGGGTGGCCGCGACGGTGTCGCCCGTGTTTGGGATATGCGCACCCGGAGCAACATCCACGTCCTCTCAGGCCACACCCAGACCGTCGCCGACCTCGTCTGCCAGGAGGCTGACCCCCAGGTCATCACCGGCTCCCTCGACTCGACCGTTCGCCTCTGGGATCTCGCTGCCGGAAAGACAATGGGTGTGCTCACCCACCACAAGAAGGGCGTCCGCGCCCTGGCCACGCACCCTTCAGAGTTTACCTTTGCCAGTGGAAGCACGGGGAGCATCAAGCAGTGGAAGTGCCCCGAGGGTGCGTTCATGCAGAATTTCGAGGGTCAtaatgccatcatcaacaccatgagcGTCAATGAGCAGAATGTCTTTTTCACAGGAGGTGAGCAGCAAGCGCACAGCTTCATGTGTCCTTCCAATAGCTAATGGTTTAATTACAGGTGACAATGGCTCAATGAGCTTCTGGGACTGGAAGACTGGCCACAGATTCCAGTCACTCGACACAACTGCCCAACCTGGCTCtctcgacgccgaggcgGGTATCATGAGTTCGACATTTGACAGGTCAGGACTACGTCTGATCTGTGGTGAGGCCGATAAAACGAGTGAGTTACCACTATCAACCAAATTATCCAATGTCACTAACAACTATAGTCAAAATATGGAAGCAGGATGAGACTGCGACAGAGGAGACACATCCCCTAGACTGGAAGCCAAGCTTGGCCCGAAGGAAGTATTAAGACAGACAGACGCAGAGAAAGGTGGAACATCTAATACAAGGACCGTATGTGTGTGTCCTGGGACGCCCTCGCTGGGCTCTATTATTACATCTATTATACGCCGATACCCAATGCTTTCAGATCCCCGTCATCGCGAAGGGCCATCTTCACTTCGTCGTCTGCAATTGACAGGCGTAGCTTACTCGACCGCTCCGCGCGCTGCGCCTCGAGGTTGATCAGACCAGCTGCTACCAGCTCGAGCGCCGCCGTGTGGATGTGGCCAGGCCTGGTCATGGGGCGCATAGCCCCTGTCTGCGTGCCCTTGAGGCCGTTGTTGAGAACCGCCGCCACGCCTGGGAGCGCAGACGGAGCTCGGAGGCTTGCTCTGTGTATCTCATCCAGAGTCTCGCCAAACGTCGTCTCGGCGAGACCTGTTCTTCGGATGCGCATCATAAGAGCGGCCATGAGGAGTTTGGACATGAGTGGGAGACTGCGAAGGTGTTGCTGGACGGGATTTGTGGTGGCCTCGTTGATGGCCTTTTTAATAGTGGCGATAGTGACACGCCCAACGCCCCTTGGCTGGCCTTGGGACTCTGCCAATCGCTCTCGCTTGCTGGGGGTAGTGGGATCGCCAGGGGCATCTGCCTCAGCAAGCTCGACTGCTCGACGGCAGATATCGAGAGCTCTTCGGGCGTCACCGCTGACTGCAGCAACCTTGCGACTAGCAAATTGAATGGCGTCGGGGTCTACAATGTTTCCAGGGACTCCTTCTAATCGTGACTGAATAATCTTCATGAGTTGTTCGTGGTTGTAACCGGGGAATGTGATTCGTGTGAGACCTAGATCATGTCAGTGAATAGCCTCAAAGGATGTAGCAAATAGATGATATACCTAGACGACTGCTGATCTTGTTGCTCAGAGTTCGCTCTGGCAGATCCATGGTGTTGGCAACTGCAAGAACAATAAGACGACTATGTCGCAAGGTTGGCCAGTTGAAAAAGTTGTACATGACAGCCTGGTTCTTGGTCACCAGCTGATCAAGCTCGTCCATAAGCACCACGCAAGGGATACGACGTGGACTGGGGTTGCTGAACTCTCGTTCCAAGAGGTCCAGAGACTGAGCTGGGCTGGCTCGCTGACCCTTGAGGGCCTCCCAAAGAAGGGTATATGACTGATGAGGATCCGTGATCTTCATGCCATTGATCTCGACAAAGATAAAGTCATCGAGCTCGTCTGCGCCAACAGCTTCCTCCAGTCGAGAGATGACCTCGCGTACTGTTGCCGTCTTGCCTGTTCCTGGTGTGCCCGAGATGTAGATACAGTTACCAGTGCCGTCTGAGATGGCGGCTTCGAGGTGAGAGTACACAAGCGAGAACTCTCCCTCTCGACAGGGGAGGCTTGTAGGAACAGAGGAGACGTGTAGACGTGAGCGAGCTATTTGAAATGGCGAGTTCTCAACTTGGCTTGGCGACAGCCTGCGAGTCGCCAGCGGTGTGAATTCAAGTCTCTTGCTTGTACTCCTATTCTCAATCAGTAAAAAGGATGGCTGTAAGTGGATATTTTCTCGTTAACGAACCTCTTGGTACGGGAGCCGGGTTCAATTTGGCTTCTCCGAGAAGTCGGCGTAGCCACTGTCGAACCTCGTCCGGTCTTGGTTGGAGTCTGTGGTGGGTGATACGTAGTATCCGCCGGGGAAGGACTTCTCGCCTTTCTACGACGACGAGTGGCCTTGGTGCCGTTCTTGATCATGTCCATCATGGTGAACAAGTCATCCTCGCCACGGTAAACCTCCTCCCAGATGAACTCGTCCGTGTACGTCGCCGTTCGGGTATTGCAGCCTCGCCGGCAGACAAACGTCTTGCCATACTCCGGGTTGTTTCGAGGAATACGGCCTTGGGGGTACTTGGAGAGGAAGGAGTCGAGGGATGTAACTTTGGCCTTGCCGTTAATCGAGGCCAGGGGGTTTATATCCCATGATGGAGAGATGTAGAGTTCGTTCTAGGAGTTGTTAGAGAAACACCCATGCCAAAATAACGTCAAGAATTACCCAGTAGTAGTCGGACCGCTTCTTATCCTTATTCCGAATCTCCTTTTCGCTGGAAAACCACATAAAGTTGGCCGCCTTCTCTCCCTCaccatcatcctcgacaaaCTCGCAGATCAAGGCGACCCAGGCCTCATTGGACCCGTCAGCCTTGAGCATGACGATGTCACCGATCCGACACTCGAACCTGCCAATCTTTGCCCCGACAATCTTGTCCCCCGTGACTTTCCTGCGCTTTCGGTCGCTCTGGGGCTCGTCGCTCCTCTCGGCCGTCGGGCTGGTGTTGTAGATCCATTCCCACGAGGGTTCGTCGCCGGCGAGTTCATCTTCAAAGTCGTTTTGGGATGCGCCCGGTAATTGGCGCTTGGCTGAACTGACGGGGGCCATTTTTGTGTCGTTGCTGGTGATGAGCGCAGTCGAGACGATTTACGCGTCGTGGGAGACGCGACGAGATAGAGAAGGCGGTTGCTATGGGATATGCACGTACCGGGGGTTTGCAGTTATGCAATAGCTCTATAACTTCAGTCGACttgctcccctttctcgACCCAGGCTATCAAGCACCCTTAGGTCCTTAGAATGTCGCTTAACAATGTCTCTTGACCTCTATGTATCGGCTTATGCCTCTTGTGCTCTTGTATAATTGCAATTACCACATCGAAGCCAGCCGAACCTCTAATTCCACGCCTCTGCCAAGCCCAAACCGTTTACATGCAGTGCAGCCAGACTTTATGCAACGCATCAAAAGGTACTTGAATGCAAGGCACAAAAAGTCACTCCCAGAGCCTGCTTCATCGAATATGCTGCATCTCAGGAACTGCATGTCGTACCTGCAGCCAAGCATGACTATTGCGATTCTAGACCCATCTCCCCTTTAATGCCACTGACGGCCCGTCCCCCGCATCACGCCTATATCCACCACACGTCTCAGCCATCTGGGCCGTATAGGGCAGATCCCCGTCTAGATCACTCCCAGGAGGTTAATAGTGGCTGGCCTACCGCAGCTGAGAAGAGCAAGTCCCCCACGGTGCCACAAGGTAGCGTTGCTGGAGGGTTAGACACGCCTCGAGACATGATCTCAGAACGCATGGCTATGGGGATGCAGCTGGAACAGGTCCCGGGTAACTTTTGCTGCAGAATCGGTTGCTGCGGGTTGACGGTTATGACATCAACTATAGCTTAGACGGTTACTCCTGTGACAGCCTGGTCCTATGTTGCTCAGCTGCTCCAGGTGTAGTTTATTTAACGCCTTGGGTCTGTATCTGGATGGCTCAGTGGGCGCAATATCATAGCCTGCCGCCCAATACGCATAATGGTTGAATCAATCACAACTGACAGGCAACTGAGTCGATACGGAGTCTTCTCGGCGTTGACCTGAATTGGTTATCATTACAAACAGATTCATCAAGTGTGCCACTCCCACTCTATCTatctccctcttcaaccaccTGCTTACACTGAGATAGGATAAAACTGTGGAGATGACAACCATCTTGACCTCTTTGGGCTGCCACTGGCGAGCTGAAGCCTTAATGACTGTGACTCGCGATCCCTCACTGCATGATAAACCAGACTAGCAACTCGTGTCTCTCCACCTGCACTTTGCCGCTCATCGAGGCAGGCACCTCTATACACCAAGAATCGgctcgacgagatcgacgagatcgacgAGAAACTATCGACTCTCAACTGGCCATGTCTTACTCAAAACTCGTCAACTGTTCAAGAACAAGAGTCTCGATCTTCAAAGATGCGCTTTGAATTGCCGCCAGCCCCCCTCCTTCAGCCCAGGTGATGACACTTTTGCCGGAAGAATCTCCTTGTTCGGAATAGCTTTTCATGCTGTCTCGCCAAAAGAAGAATGAGGAAACAGTGGCTAGCTGATGTGATGCCATTCGCAGTTTGCCGCCGACTCGATCTGAGCTGGGGTTGGCGTTCAGAAAACCACTCGTGCGTATGAGGCTTGTCGGAGCATCTTTGCCCGGTTTGTGAGCTCTGGAGGCCTGTAGGGACCCAACAGGAAGATTATGAAGGATGATATGATGAAAGAAAGAGTGTTGAAGGGGAAAACATTGCGCGGATAAGAGGAAATCGCAAAATATAAAGTGGCGAGCTGCCCTCCTCAACATTGTCCCTTTCCTCAACACAAACACAAACACAATTTCCCAAGCAAAAACAACTTCTGAGCACTTCCAAAGACACTTCAGTCTCAAactcatcttcatcttttcaACATGTCTTCCAACTTTGGTATCGCTTTCCCCAGCCGTGCTGCGGCCTGGAAGCTTGATCTTCCCACCTCGTCTCATCCCGCAGAGTCGGTCAAGCTCCCGGATGATGGAAGCAAGGACGCCGAATCCATCATAGGAGAGGACGAGCGTGTCTTGGTTGATCATGGCGATCTCCAACAGGGTGGCAAGTACCGCTGTAAGTGCCCCTGAGTCAAGTTCATTCCTCGCTTGAAGACGCGCCTTTGCGGACAGCCAACAACAGCCATCGTCAAGATCCAGTCCAGGTTCAATGACAGAACTACTGGCCGCGCCGTTTGGATGATCGGCACCGGTTGGCTGATTCGCCCGGATCTTCTTGTCACTGCTGGACACGTCGTCTACGACCATGGATACCGATATGGCCCTGCCGACCAGATCAAGTGCTACATCGGCTACAACGGCCGTGACTCTGTCAAGACCTCGGCTGTCCAGGCTCGGTATGGCCTCAATGTCATCTCCACGGCTGAGTGGATCGAGTCGCCCAACAACCGAAGCCGCGACGTTGCTTTCATCCAGGTCGACCGCCCATTCACTGGAAACCTCCGCACCTTCAATTTCACCAAGACGCCCCCTTCGGGCTAGGGCATCGTCCTCGGTGTTGTTGGCTATCCTGGCGACAAGTCCCTCAGGGATGctgatggtgaagatgagaagGGTGCCCAGATGTACGAGGAGTTCGCAAAGACCGACTTCGACTTGGCTGCCAGCCCTGGCAACATGGTTGAGTATCGAGTCTCTACCTTTGGAGGTATGTCCTTGTTCCGCTTTGAATATGTATCCACTTGGTTCTAATCTCGCAACTAGGCCAATCCGGCGCCCCGATCCTGCGCAAAGCTCGTGGACGATTTACCAGCATCGGTACACACTGCtatggtggtggtggccagAAGAGCAACTCGGGCAACGCC harbors:
- a CDS encoding Pre-mRNA-splicing factor prp46; its protein translation is METPQIPQDALQLSALAAQNATVSRTLFAHAHAPEPPSAKRQKTDDASEDPITKRRFHAEYAHVETLPPSITAKLPTKQPGKKVAKPGAPARPAMKLLEGAPGSKGGASSAARAESTPQNMSLTTRGATAFQQPKPEWHAPWKLMRVISGHLGWVRSLAVEPNNKWFASGAGDRTIKIWDLATGSLRLTLTGHISTVRGLAVSPRHPYLFSCGEDKMVKCWDLETNKVIRHYHGHLSGVYTLALHPTLDVLVTGGRDGVARVWDMRTRSNIHVLSGHTQTVADLVCQEADPQVITGSLDSTVRLWDLAAGKTMGVLTHHKKGVRALATHPSEFTFASGSTGSIKQWKCPEGAFMQNFEGHNAIINTMSVNEQNVFFTGGDNGSMSFWDWKTGHRFQSLDTTAQPGSLDAEAGIMSSTFDRSGLRLICGEADKTIKIWKQDETATEETHPLDWKPSLARRKY
- a CDS encoding Origin recognition complex subunit 1 encodes the protein MAPVSSAKRQLPGASQNDFEDELAGDEPSWEWIYNTSPTAERSDEPQSDRKRRKVTGDKIVGAKIGRFECRIGDIVMLKADGSNEAWVALICEFVEDDGEGEKAANFMWFSSEKEIRNKDKKRSDYYWNELYISPSWDINPLASINGKAKVTSLDSFLSKYPQGRIPRNNPEYGKTFVCRRGCNTRTATYTDEFIWEEVYRGEDDLFTMMDMIKNGTKATRRRRKARSPSPADTTYHPPQTPTKTGRGSTVATPTSRRSQIEPGSRTKRSTSKRLEFTPLATRRLSPSQVENSPFQIARSRLHVSSVPTSLPCREGEFSLVYSHLEAAISDGTGNCIYISGTPGTGKTATVREVISRLEEAVGADELDDFIFVEINGMKITDPHQSYTLLWEALKGQRASPAQSLDLLEREFSNPSPRRIPCVVLMDELDQLVTKNQAVMYNFFNWPTLRHSRLIVLAVANTMDLPERTLSNKISSRLGLTRITFPGYNHEQLMKIIQSRLEGVPGNIVDPDAIQFASRKVAAVSGDARRALDICRRAVELAEADAPGDPTTPSKRERLAESQGQPRGVGRVTIATIKKAINEATTNPVQQHLRSLPLMSKLLMAALMMRIRRTGLAETTFGETLDEIHRASLRAPSALPGVAAVLNNGLKGTQTGAMRPMTRPGHIHTAALELVAAGLINLEAQRAERSSKLRLSIADDEVKMALRDDGDLKALGIGV